A stretch of DNA from Pseudonocardia hierapolitana:
CTTCGCCGTGAACCACCTGGCCGGCTACCACCTGGCGCGCAGGCTCGTGCCGCTGCTCGTCGCGTCGGCCCCGGCGCGGGTGGTCAACATCGCATCGATCGGGCAGGAGGCGATCGACTTCGCCGATCCGCTCCTCGAACGCTCGTACTCGGGCATGCGGGCCTACCGGCAGAGCAAGCTCGCCCAGATCATGGCCACGGTCGACCTCGCCGCCGAGCTGCGCGGCACCGGTGTCACCGTCAACGCCCTGCACCCGGCCACCCTGATGCCCACCACCATGGTGAACGAGGCGTGGCCGGGCACGTCGGTGAGCATGCTGGAGCAGGGTGGCACCGCCACACTCCGCCTGATCCTCGACGAGGGCCTCGCGACGACCACGGGCCGCTACTTCGACAGCAACACGCCCGACCCCGTCGACCCCGATCCCCAGGCGAGCGACCCGGACGCGCGCCGGCGGCTGCGGGAGCTCTCCGACCGGCTCGTGACGGCCGCGCTCACCCGCGCACCGCGGTGACCGCAACGGTGGTGAAGTGCATCGTGAAGCTGCCGCCGACCGCGTCGACGGCGGCCCCGATGCCCGCCAGCAGCTCCTCCCGGACATCCGGCGGGAACAGGTGGTGCCCGCCCGAGGTGGGCACGAACTCCAGCCACTCGTCGCGCGTGTAGGAGCGGTCCCGGTCGAACCGCCACTGCTCCGGCTCACCGAACCCGCCTGCCTGCCGCATCCCCTCGGTCGCCTTCGTGAGGAACGCCGAGTAGGCGTCCAGGCCGGGCATCGCCCCCTTCGCGAAGGGCGAGTCCGGTAGCACCCGCCGGTAGACCGCGGAGAAGGCCTCCGCCAGGTCGGACGAGGGCTGGAACACGTACCAGAACAGGGCGAGCCGTCCACCGGGCCGCAGCACCCGCGCCGCCTTGGCCGCCCCCGCGACCGGGTCGACCCAGTGCCAGGCCATCCCGGCGGCCACCGCGTCGAAGGTCCGGCCGGCGGGTTCCCACTCCTCGAAGGTGGCCACCTCGACCTCGAGCCCGTGCCGACGCGCCCAGGCGGCCATCCGCGCGTCGGGCTCGACGCCCAGCACCGCGCATCCCGCCGCCCTGAACTGCCGGGCTGCGATGCCCGTGCCGCAGCCGACGTCGACGACCTCACGGCCCGGGCTCGCGGCGACGATCCGCTCCACGAGGGCCTCGGGGTAACGCGGGCGCGCCCGGTCGTAGCGTTCGGGGTCCGCGCCGAACGACTCCGCGAGGTGACGGGCTTCGTGGGACTCGAATGGCATAGTGGGCATGCGCCCACTCTAGTGGGCACGTGCCCACTCATCGAGGGAGGGTGGCGGTATGCCGACCGGAGTGGCCCTGCGCGATCCGCGCGAACAGCTCTTCGCCGCCGCGGAGCGCGTCCTGCTCCGCGACGGCCCGAACGCGCTGACCAGCCGGGCGGTCACCGACGAGGCGAGCGTCGCCAAGGGCGTGCTGCACCGGCACTTCGCCGACTTCGACGCCTTCCTCGCCGAGCTGGTCCTCGACCGCATCGGCCGGCTCGACGAGCGGGCCCTGCGCCGGTCCGCCGGCACGGGCACCGTCACCGACAACCTCACCGCCGCGCTGACCGGGGTGTTCGGGCCCGTCGCCGTGGCGATCGTCGGGCTCGTCACCTTCCGCGACGGCCTGCGGGCCCGGCTGCGCCAAGCCGGACTGGCCGGCATCCCGCTGCTCGCACAGGCCTCGGCCATGATCGCCGCCTACCTCGCGGCGGAGCGCGACCTCGGCCGCATCGCGGCGGACGCCGACGTCGACACCCTCGCCCTCACCCTGATCGGCAGCGCGCACCTGCTGTTCGCAGGCGGAGACACTCCTCCGGCGGAGGTGGAGGTCCGCAAGATCGTCGCCGCGGTCGTCACGAACGCCGGATGAGGAGGATGGAGCGCCGGACGGCCGAGAGTGCACCTGGCGTCCCCCGTCCGGGTGCGGCGCGTCGCCCCGACCCTCCCGCCACGTCCATTACCTTCCGCGTCGCTGACATCACGCAGAGTGAAGGGGACGACGATGGCGGGCAAGTTCGAGGTGTACAAGGACCGTGGTGGCAAGTACCGGTTCCGACTGAAGGCGTCCAACGGCCAGGTCGTCGCCACCGGCGAGGCCTACGAGACGAAGGCGTCGGCGCTGAAGGGGTGCGAGTCGGTGCAGAAGGCCGCCGACGGCGCGCAGATCATCGAGACGGAGTCGTGAGCTGAAACATTCGTTCGGTGCGGGTGGCCGGTCGGGTATCGGGACCCCCGATCACCGCCGGCCACCGAGGCGGACGGTCAGCCGGAACGTCGAGTAGGTGACCGTGAGACCGTCCCGCGTCAGCTCGCGGGTCCGCACGGTCTCGACCGCCAGTCCGGCGCCGGCGGCGAGGCCGAGCACGTGGTCCTGATCGCCGGACGTGCCGAAGAACAACAGCACGCGCCCGAGGTCGAGCCCGAGGTACGACAGCCGGCGCTCGCCCGCCTCGCTCATCTCGCGGTAGGCCCGCTCGTGCCACCTCCGCAGCACCGCGGTCCGCTCCGCGGAGAAGGGCGGTCGGTAGTGCATTCGCGAAAGGCTAGGGCGGAGCGCCGGCAGCGGCGATCACATTTCACCTCGATCGTTCCGGCACCCGGCGTGCGCCCCGGTGAGGCCTGGTGCACGCGACGCATGACGTAAGACCACGCCGCCATGCGTCGATCGCCGGTGCCCCTCCCGATCTCTAGCGTCGCTGAGGACTTCGTCCGGTCAGCGACGACGGGAGCGCCATGCGCACGAAGGCAGCGATCATCCGGGAGACCGGCAAGCCGTGGGAGCTGGTCGACCTCGAGCTCGACGAACCGCGCGACGGCGAGGTGCTCATCAGGTTCGCCGTGTCGGGGATGTGCCACTCCGACGAGCACCTGCGCACCGGTGACGCGAAGTGCCGCCTGCCGATCGTGGGTGGGCACGAGGGCGCGGGCGTCGTCGAGGCGGTCGGCCCGAACGTCACGCGGGTGCGGCCCGGCGACCACGTGGTGTGCTCGTTCATCCCGGCGTGCGGCACGTGCCGCTACTGCTCCTCCGGCCGGCAGAACCTCTGCGACCAGGGCGCGCAGATGGTCACCGGGATGCTCGCCGACGGCACGTTCCGGTTCCACGACGAGTGGGGCGAGGACCTGGGCGGGTTCTGCATGCTCGGCACGTTCTCGCAGCGTGCGGTCGTCTCACAGGCGTCCTGCGTGCGGATCGACGACGACATCCCGTTCGAGGTCGCCGCGCTCACCGGCTGCGGGGTGCCGACCGGCTGGGGCACATCGGTCTACGCGGCGGGCGTGCGGCCCGGCGACACGGTCGTGATCTTCGGTGTCGGCGGGGTCGGGTCGAACGCCGTGCAGGGCGCGCGCCACGCGGGCGCCAAGCACATCGTCGCGGTGGACCCGGTCGCGTTCAAACGGGAGAAGTCGCTGGACTTCGGGGCCACCCACACCTTCGCCGACGCGGCCGAGGCGCACGAGGCCGTCGTCGACCTGACCCGCGGGCAGCTGGCCGACCACGCCATCTGCACCGTCGGCGTGCTGACCTCGGAGGTCGTGTCGCAGGCGGCCGCGATCGTCGGCAAGGGCGGGCAGGTCACCGTCACCTCGGTCGGCCGCAGCACCGACACCCAGGTGCAGCTCGCGGCCAACGGGATGCTGGTGGGCTACCAGCGGCGGATCCAGGGCCACGTCTTCGGCATGTGCAACCCGCTGCTCGACATCCCGCGGCTGCTCGACCTCTACCGGGTGGGCCGGCTGAAACTCGACGAGCTGATCACGCGCGAGTACGGCCTCGACGAGATCAACCAGGGCTACCAGGACCTGGATGACGGCAAGCTCATCCGCGGCATCGTCGTGCACGAGGACTGACCCGTGACCATCGACAGCGCGGCGGAGTCGCCGCTCCAGGACGATGCGCGGATCGCGACGCAACGGCGCCGCGTCCTGATCTCGGGCACCATCGGCACCACGATCGAGTACTTCGACTTCCTGCTGTTCGGCCTGATCGCCCCCGTGGTGTTCAACCAGCTCTTCTTCCCGCAGGCCGACCCGCTGGTCGGCACGATCGCGGTGCTCGCGACGTTCGCCGTCGGCTACGTCGCGCGGCCGCTCGGCGGGTTCGTCTTCGGCCACTTCGGCGACCGCGTCGGACGCAAGCCGATCATGTTCGTGACGCTGGTCCTGATGGGTGCAGCCACGACCGGCATCGGGCTCCTGCCCACGTACGCGGCGATCGGCGTCGCGGCGC
This window harbors:
- a CDS encoding class I SAM-dependent methyltransferase; its protein translation is MPTMPFESHEARHLAESFGADPERYDRARPRYPEALVERIVAASPGREVVDVGCGTGIAARQFRAAGCAVLGVEPDARMAAWARRHGLEVEVATFEEWEPAGRTFDAVAAGMAWHWVDPVAGAAKAARVLRPGGRLALFWYVFQPSSDLAEAFSAVYRRVLPDSPFAKGAMPGLDAYSAFLTKATEGMRQAGGFGEPEQWRFDRDRSYTRDEWLEFVPTSGGHHLFPPDVREELLAGIGAAVDAVGGSFTMHFTTVAVTAVRG
- a CDS encoding NDMA-dependent alcohol dehydrogenase, with product MRTKAAIIRETGKPWELVDLELDEPRDGEVLIRFAVSGMCHSDEHLRTGDAKCRLPIVGGHEGAGVVEAVGPNVTRVRPGDHVVCSFIPACGTCRYCSSGRQNLCDQGAQMVTGMLADGTFRFHDEWGEDLGGFCMLGTFSQRAVVSQASCVRIDDDIPFEVAALTGCGVPTGWGTSVYAAGVRPGDTVVIFGVGGVGSNAVQGARHAGAKHIVAVDPVAFKREKSLDFGATHTFADAAEAHEAVVDLTRGQLADHAICTVGVLTSEVVSQAAAIVGKGGQVTVTSVGRSTDTQVQLAANGMLVGYQRRIQGHVFGMCNPLLDIPRLLDLYRVGRLKLDELITREYGLDEINQGYQDLDDGKLIRGIVVHED
- a CDS encoding YegP family protein, translated to MAGKFEVYKDRGGKYRFRLKASNGQVVATGEAYETKASALKGCESVQKAADGAQIIETES
- a CDS encoding TetR/AcrR family transcriptional regulator, which encodes MPTGVALRDPREQLFAAAERVLLRDGPNALTSRAVTDEASVAKGVLHRHFADFDAFLAELVLDRIGRLDERALRRSAGTGTVTDNLTAALTGVFGPVAVAIVGLVTFRDGLRARLRQAGLAGIPLLAQASAMIAAYLAAERDLGRIAADADVDTLALTLIGSAHLLFAGGDTPPAEVEVRKIVAAVVTNAG
- a CDS encoding SDR family NAD(P)-dependent oxidoreductase; this translates as MRILVTGATDGLGRYVTRELTKAGHRVLAHGRNPERLGGLHNELGVDTVQADLGELRQVDRLADEVLRRLDRLDVLVNNAGVGPGADQSRREESADGIELRFAVNHLAGYHLARRLVPLLVASAPARVVNIASIGQEAIDFADPLLERSYSGMRAYRQSKLAQIMATVDLAAELRGTGVTVNALHPATLMPTTMVNEAWPGTSVSMLEQGGTATLRLILDEGLATTTGRYFDSNTPDPVDPDPQASDPDARRRLRELSDRLVTAALTRAPR